The sequence cccatttTTATTCCTCATGTTCATTTTTTATTCCACATTTCCCTTTTTGAAACATTCATAAATGCATATAACAAGAACAGTGACTGGGCCACTAGATTTTTATATGTGCTGATATGAGTCTATGGTTCAGGATGAGTCAATTTGGCCAAGATAAAACACTTTTTCAAACCAATCATTTCAACTGTGGAGGTTGAGAGTTTCCTTAAGCAATATGATTTAATATGAAATAATAtgtaaatataaatttaatatgaATAATATGCAATTATAAATAATATGCAATAATATGATTGAGATGAGGTTGCCTTTATTTGCATTGTGGCTATGTAATTCGTTTTAAAACTTTGTTTAAAAACGACAGTTCTGCATTCTTTATATTGCGGCAACAACTAAAAAGAAAGCCCAAGAAGAAAAGTAGGCCAGATATTGTTCCCCATACTCCATAATGGGGATGCAAAATAACAGTTTAATAAACTGCAACtttatttaacaaataaataaagatctGCAACTGGATAACTGCTGTTCTAAATTTCTCCATGTGTCAAACTAGACAAAATATGAGCATTGAAGTGCCCACTGTTTCCTCTGCTGGGCTCAGCTAAATAACTGATGCTTGCATTTCACTGAAGGTCAGTTTTGAAAGCAGGCTGAGTTGTTCTTTCTCACCCAAGTGATCAGAGGGAAGAGGCTTCATGGGTGGAAATACTGTACTGATAGTATTTCCCTCTGAATGTGTTTTTATATGTCTTAACACTTAAAAATGTGGTCCTAGTTCAACACCAGCTTGTATTTCTGTCCCTCTATTTGGCCTTCTGGTCACAGTGGAATGATTATGCTATTCAGTCAGATGAAATTAAATAGATGCATTTGATAGGGATATGCTTGTAACCAGATTAAGCTAGCATTCCCAAGTTCTCTTTGAAAACAATGGGATATGACTAAATCATGAATTGCTtttcctgttgatttcagtgggatttatgtATCCCAGTTCATTATTCTTTCTGAGGCACAGTCCAAATCATATAATCCTAATAACGACTTCAGTGATGGACATGTATAAAGTGGCATCCTGTCAAATAATTATTATGAAACAGGTGGTTGATGAAGAGCTGGATATCTGTCTTATTTTTAAAGTAATTCTTTCCTTAGGGCAAGTCCAAAGTACTACCAGCATGTTCTGTCCTTGGTATTTGCAGTGAATGAGATGAATGACAACCCCAGACTCTTACCGAATGTCAGCCTCGGAGTCAAAATTTATGACAGCTTGCTAAATGCAAGAATGACTCATCAGAACACCCTGAAACTTCTGTCTGCCTCTGAAAAGACTGTTCCCAACTTCAAATGTGATAAACAAAATAATCTGATAGCTGTCGTTGGAGGCCCTGACTCTGAAATCTCTCTTTACATGGCCACTCTCTTAAGCATCTACAAAATACCACAGGTAGAGTGAGCTGGCAGGCAATGAAACTTTTAATCATTTATATCATTTAGAATtatttctcttttatttatttttgaaaggtTTTTGTGAGCTAGCAAGAGATGTATCggtaagtttttaaatgtttttctatgTTTTCAATTGTTCTTTTATGTTTTGTGTTACAttcaattgtattgttttattgctttgttgcTTGCTACATTGTGTGCCTTGTGggcaatgagagccagtgtggtgtagtggttaagagcagtggactcataatctggtgaaccgggttccccttccctctcctccacatgcagctgctggctgaccttgggctagtcacacttctctgaagtctctcagcctcactcacctcacagagtgtttgttgtgggggaggaagggaaaggggaatgtcagccgctttgagactccttagggtagtgataaagtgggatatcaaatccaaatccaaactcttatttatgttaccaaagaaagaaagaaatccagggTCAGGAAAATTCAAATTGTCCAGTTCTTGTCACTATGTGCTTGTAAGGCAGGCagtttattgtgattttatttccAAGATTAGCAACACACCtaagaacatagaatcatagaatcatagaatcatagagttggaagagaccacaagggccatcgagtccaaccccctgccaagcaggaaacaccatcagagcactcctgacatatggttgtcaagcctctgcttaaagacctccaaagaaggagactccaccacactctttggcagcaaattccactgtcgaacagctcttactgtcaggaagttcttcctaatgtttaggtggaatcttctttcttgtagtttggatccattgctccgtgtccgcttctctggagcagcagaaaacaacctttctccctcctctatgtgacatccttttatattatAAACAACACTTCTGACGTGCacaattttaaacaactataaCAACACAACAACTATAACAACCTGCTGAAAGAGCAGGTCTGCAGAAATGCCATTGCTGGTAGTCTATGGAAAGCCACAAAACAGCATGATGTGAGGAGGGTGAGAGGTTGAGCAAGCCAGGGCACATTGGAATTCTGAGCTGTTCACACTGCTGCCAACTGATCGCCACATGCCCAGTTTGGGCAAAGAAAAGAACTACAGATGTTAATACTATGAGAAACAAAGCTTGTAGTTATTAAACTATTTTGAATATctaccattttaaaaatgcatcagcATTTTTAGATTTAGTTAGCATTCCTTTTTTATCTTagcagataattacaataaatcTTTGCATATTTATATTATTAGTGCAGACATATTTCAATTGAATTAACTACTTCTTtaactgaatttcattttcttctccttAGATTGCCTATTGTGTAATTGCTCCAGTGGTAGATGCTAAAAGTGAACTGCCTTCATTGTACCGGATAGTTCCCAATGAAGAATATCAGTACACAGGGATTGTCAAGCTTCTTGGGCATTTCCAGTGGACATGGGTTGGGATCCTTACAATGGAGAATGATAATGGTGACAAATTTGTGCAGACTTTGATGCCATTGCTTTTGAAGCATGGAATCTGTATAGCCCTCAATGGAAAAATACCAGCTATATCTAATGCTATAGATACGTTGAGCTCATTTGACATCATCCTGAACATGGCAAGTTATCTATCCAACTCTGAAGTTCAGGTATTGGTTGTGAATGCAGAAAATCCCACTGTACCATCTTTGAACTGGACGATTTATTTATATGCAATGTTGAAAGGTATTACAGAGACATCAATATTTAAAGTATGGATCTTTACAGCTCAGTGGGAATTCACATTAGAGACAATGCGCAGGACTTCTAAAATACAAGTCTTTGATGGTGCCTTGTCCTTTGCAATACACACAAATGAAGTGCCAGAGTTTAGAGAATTCCTTCAGACCCTACATCCTAATTCAGCTAAAGAAGATATTTTTCTCCATATATTCTGGGAACAGGCATTCAACTGCTTCTTTCCTGATTCTAAAACAGCCAAGGAAAGTGCTAATGTTTGCTCTGGTGAAGAGAAGTTGGATAACCTCCCAGGGACTctctttgaaatgagcatgataGGTCAGAGTTACAGCATTTACAATGCTGTCCATGCAATAGCACATAGTTTACAGAAAATGGTTTCATCCAGGTCAAAACACTGCAAAGCAATGCCAGATGGAGCTAAATTGGATCTTACAAACCTGCAATATTGGCAGGTAATGTTTTACATGAAAAACAGTTCTTTTGCAATAGCTTTTCCAGTGTGTGGTGGCACTCGGTTTACAGAGTAAACCTACACACCACACACTTCATTTCTTTTCCTTGAATATGTTGATTCTCCACTCCCACTATTCCTGTATGTCTTTTCTCATGTGGaggtacagtgtgtgtgtgtgtgtgtgtgtgtgaagtcaaGATATTCCATGTGCTATCTCTGGACTTGTTTCCCCACATTCTGGCTTCTTCCACTCTCTTTCTATGAACATTATACATGTGACTACATATCAAACGAGTCACTCATCCATATGCTTTCCAGGTCAAGGGTAGTACCTCTTGTACCTGCCCACCTTCCAGTGTGTGTGATTTTGCCCTGGCCTCCAGGGAGGAAGAGGCACTGATTTCCATGACAGTGAAAGGATGCTTCACTCACCTATCATTTATTGTTTGCTGGAGAAGGGATATATAGCAGGCCCAAAATGTTTTGTGTTGCCCAAGCGGTATAATAGGGAATCTAAAAAATGGGATTTACATTCAGGTAAGAGGTTACAGTGTTGCAGCCTTAGTTTGGGTGCAACTCATATTTCAGATGTACTATCattctgacattttaaaacttgacttccttccccctctttctgcggttccttaaatttatttttaatatcttctgcatatccaaattaacttaacttatttatttatcttctttaaatgtcACCACAGTTCTTGAGCATCTTTCCATGCCCTCAAATACGACTGATGCCAACCTGGTTTCATTTTAGGTACCATTTAAAAACATGGATTTTCACCCTGACCTTTGGTACACTATGAATTCTACTGTTTAAGGCTAAGTggaagctttattattatttagtgattatcattatctgttttaatttttattgtaagCTGGTCTGGGATCATGATCTGAGGAAGGATGGGATGAAAATTCAAATAATCATATAAAATGTCTCTTTTCATTCTAGCTTCACCATTTCCTAAGGAGTATCTCATTTAACAATACTGGTGGAGAGACGGTGTCTTTTAATGAAAATGGTGAATTAGCATCTGGATTTGATATAATAAATTGGGTTACTTTCCCAAACCAATCTTTTTCAAAACTGAAGGTGGGAAGGATGGATCCATGGGCTACTCTGGATCAAGAGTTCACTATTAATGAGGTTATCACATGGCATTACATGTTTAATCAGGTGAGGCCCATGTATCGGTGCAAGAGGAAATATTACAGTGCCATTTAATATCCACATGAAACTATTGCGGGCAGTCATTGGAGTTTCAGGGCGAGATGCCATCAGTATAGTGATGACACGCAGCTCTGTTTccccataacatctgaatcaggagaggctgtgcagtcCCTGAACCATtgcctggatgcagtggtgaAATGGATGGTGACAAACAAGCTGAGCATGAATGTTGACAAGATAGAGGTGTTGTGGGTGAAGAGCTCCCGTGTCTGAGAAATTGGTCAGCTGCCTACCCTCAAAGGGGTTACACTGCCCCTGAAAGAGAAAGTTCACTCTTTACTGGTGCTTCTGGATCCAGTTCTGTCACAGGAGGCTCAGGAGGCCTCAGTGGCTAgaaatcccttttaccagctgcagCTGGTTCAAGAGCTACAGCCAATCCTGGATCGGAAAAGCCTTGCCACCATAGCTCATGCATTGGTTACTTCAAAACCGGTTACTGAAATGAACTCTATGAGGGGCTTCCCTCgcacttgatctggaagctgcagttagtggaGAATACTCcagcatgattgctgacaggagggAAGGATTGTCAGCATGTCACACAtgcgctcagagatctgcactggttgcctatTTTGTGCCAGGCCAAATCTAGGGTGTTACTGGCTGGATCTATACTGACTGTAAAACTGCTATAAAAGAAATGTtatatagctctcaatgcaattttacATTGACGATTTTACATGCATTTGTAACATTTTATACTGACCAGTGTGGATTAGTCCACTGTTAGTATATAAAGCTCTTACCAACTTGGAACCAGTTTACCTATAAGATCACCTTACTCCATATGTGCCCACTCAGCTTATTTGATTGGCAGAATTGGCACTGCTAcatgtgccacataatacccattccttgatcatttagtgtggcagcagtacactttggaactctctgcctattgagatcaagcaggtatATTCACTGTACTCCTGTTGGTGTCTGCTAAAAACCTTCCTGTTAAGCAAGCCTACCTAGATGCTGATaaattgaggtaattttaatctgttttagtattttaacttttgtatgtcttTAATTATGGttgtaaggacgcgggtggctctgtggtctaagccacagcgcctagggcttgccgatcggaaggtcagcagttcaaatccctgtgatggggtgagctcccgttgttcagtcccagcttctgccaacctagccgtttgaaagcatgccaaaaagtgcaagtagataaataggtaccattccggcgggaaggtaaacagcattagcatgtgctgctctggttcaccagaagcgacttagtcatgctgaccacatgacctggaagctgtctgcggacaaacgccggctccctcggcctattgagcgagatgagcaccacaatctcagagtcatctgcaactggacctaacgatcaggggtacctttatctttaattaTGGTTGTAATTTTTTCCTCAATTTTATTGTCTAATCtttctgtaaaccgctttgaggtgtgtggtgttttgttttgttttgttttgttttacaatcaagtggtatatagattttatgaaataaataaatcaaaattacATAGGAAGCTTTTCCACCCTGAAGTGTGATTCATGTCAGCAGTGTTCTGGGTTGTCTGAAAGTTTCATATAAGCATCAAGCATCAGAGTTACAAGTTTTGTTCTCTGTGGCCGTAACAATGACAAGGAAATTAGGTTGCATTATATAAGGTTTTCTGAAGGCTGCTGCCAGGTTATATTGATATAACACATTATTCATGTGGCTGTCCTTGAAGAGAAGTGAGAAGCTTTAATTGCTTCAAAATGTGCTCTTTCCACAGGACTGTTTTTTTCTTGCTATTAACCAAATATATCAGAAAttaattttcccttttctttttatggCTAGGTGCTACCCCTTGCCAAGTGTAATGAAAATTGCCCCCCAGGCTatagcagaaaaaagaaagaggggaagccattttgttgctatgattgtgtTCCATGTCCAGATGGAAAGATTTCAGACCAAATGGGTAAGAGAAACAAAATGGTGAACATACTATGCAATATTAAGACCAACCTTGTGTTGTTGATAGTCTCTCAAATTCCTCCCCCATTTCCATCCAATAAATATCAGGGGGGAAAGATACATTCTATTATTGGTAAATATTCCAAATCATTTTTCAGATACATGaatgtttgttttgctctttACATTTCAAGGTATTTTCTGTGCACACTTAGCTTTGGGATCTAACTTAACTGCTAGCCaacttctgtcccccccccccctgcgttATAATGTGAATTTTACAAATGACTATAACTCTCTCCCTTTCTGGCCAAAATGATTGGAATTTGCAGGGGCATCAACCTGCAGGAGTAGATTAAGCCGGTCAAATTGCAGAGTAACAGTTATTGAGTGGTTTTGTTTGGGAAGTAAGAGAAATTCACTTCCCTGCTTAATCCCTTGTAGTAGGATTTGACATCTGCAAACCCTATTGGAGCCCTTACTGATATATACTTAGAAGTAAATTGGTTTTAAACACTTAGGGGGGGATTATTAATCATCCCTATAGATGCCTTCAGGAGAATAAGATATTTCTGTATACATTTTCATATAGAAGCTGCAGATCTGGAAAAATATAATTGCACAGACAGGAACAGACacataatttgttctgtttttcagaTATAGATGACTGTTTCCAATGCCCAGAAGATGAATTTCCAAACAAGAACAGAGACCAATGCCTCCCTAAGTCCATGAACTTCCTCTCTTTCTCAGAACCTTTGGGCACCACTTTAGTTTTTTTTATATTGGCTGCTTCTTTCACCACAGCTTTGGTACTAGGAATTTTCATCAAGTACAAgaacactcccattgtcaaagccaacaatcgaGCTCTATCATTCTTTCTCCTCATCTCCCTGTTCCTCTGCAATCTTTGTGCTTTGCTATTCATCGGCCAGCCTCAGTGGGTGACCTGCTATTTAcggcaaactgcttttggcatcatATTTTCAGTAGCTGTTTCTTGTTTGCTGGCAAAAACaatcactgtggttctggctttcatggcaaCCAAGCCAGGATCCacaatgaggaaatgggtggggagaaAATTGGCTATTTCTATTATTCTTGGCTGTTCTCTCATACAAGTCACTATTTGTAGTATATGGCTATCTACTGCACCCCCATTCCCAAATTTCAACATGAACTCTTTGGTTGAAGAAATCATAAtagaatgtaatgaagggtcaatcacaatgttttattttgttctgggaTACTTGGGATTGCTGGCTTTTGTCAGCCTcactgtggctttcctagccagaaagttgccagacagtttcaatgaagccaagttcatcactttcagcatgctggtattttgcagtgtttggttgtcctttgttccctcttatctgagcaccaaagggaaatacatggtggctgtggagatcttctccatctggGTCTCCAGTGCTGGGTTAGTAGGCTGTATTTTTGTTCCTAAATGTTACATAATTATTCTGAGGCCTTCCCTGAATACCAAAGAGCAGCTAATAAGGAGGAATATGTAAATGTATTCCTTCAATTGCAAGTAGTAAGTAAGTGTGTCTTatatttgtgtacagtggtacctcgcaagacgaatgcctcacaagacaaaaaactcgctagatgaaaggggtttttgttttttgagctgctttgcaagacgattttccctatgggcttgcttcgcaagacggaagcgtcttgcaagtttgtttcctttttcttaacaccgttaatacagttgcaacttgactttgaggagcaactcatagaacgctgtgtggtagccttttttgaggtttttaaagactttagtgatttttgaagcttttccaaaacttttccaaaaccgtgcttcgcaagacaaaaaaaaccgcaagacgacaaaactcgcggaatgaattaatttcgtctttcaaggcaccactgtaatgaatGCCTTATAGGTCTTTCCATGGTACTTTTAGTGGAGGTTGACCCCTTATGGCAAACAAGAATGAGGCCTCCCAACTGAAATGCCAAGCAAAATGTGTAAACATTATCATAAAATCTCAAAGACACACTCTTTCTTGTTCCACATGTTTCTCTATAATCCATTTGAGCTGTCAGTCCCCCTCATCCCTCATACTGGTGAGTCAGCAATCTGCACCACACGGCCAAACTCAGTACAAAAACTTGCTTGCTGATCCATCTTTGCCTCTTCCCTCCTTAGAGAACAATGCCATCCCATCCATCACACATAAAAACCTAGTCTTAATGTTGCTAGTGGCTGCCAGTTCTTGCCCATCATTGGAAGTCTCCTGATGCTTTAATGTGTGAGGCATGGTTCACCAATGTCTGAAACATCACTTTGTCAGAATACTTGAACAGACAAACATGGGTGGTCTAGGGGTCTTCCTATAGCTCTCCACCTTCTCATTCTTTGTCATTCTTGAGGTATTTCAATATTCAAGCAAAATAGTAATTTGGCACACTGGTTTgctgttattatttaattttggAACTCTGCATTACTTTTTCTCTGTTACTTATATGTATTTTTCAATAAACAGATAATACAAAACATTGCTATAGTCAAGATTTCCCATCCATCTGTCTTCCGCCAGAAGAAACCAAGTAATAGTAAAGTTGTGTGTTAATGGAGTTACTGACTCTCTGTCCTGTTGTCAGGCTGGCAATTTAGGCAATTTAGGCACTGTTGTCAGGCTGGCAATTTAGGCACTGAATCTAACCTTAGCAGTTGTACTGTTTGGGTGGACTCAGTGGGAGGAGTAGTCTTGTTCTTCCATGTCCGCTTCCTCTGGTCAATGTTTAACTAAGAGGTATCAGATAAACACAGCTACTGGTGAACTTGTTGTGGATATgagtttctcctcttcctccttcaggTATTTAAAACATATATTCCATCCACAATCACACTGTAATACACTTTATTGTAATATGCTATATTGGAAGCCtccctgtgatcctcaaatgaatAGTGATAtaaaaatttaatgaaataataatacagtcgtaccttggttgatgaaCACCTTAGCAGTAaaacgttttggttcccgaatgccacaaatctggaagtgagtgttGTTGAGGTTTGTGAGAAACTGCAGCTTTGAAGTGGACAATTAGTGAGTTGGCAAGAAGCCAAATTAAACAAGAGTACATGCGAAAGTCTGCTTGGAGATAGGGAAGCCTAGCAATAGGTGATGATTGGCTAAAAGTTTTCCCTTATAAGCAGCATGACACAGTAGTTTGGTGTTAGAGTTCAGAGGTTGGTGTGTTAAGTTTGAATTGAGTCTGTGTATATAATAACTTGCACAAAGCTGTGCTATACTCTGTATATAATGAAAGCAAATACAAATCAAGTTACTGTTCAGCACGTTATGTTCCTGAGTCGTCATCCTGGACTACACAGACTTAGCAGCCGGTAGAAGAGAGTTTTGGTTGAGATCTATCAAcaagtgtttcagtttgtgaacgttcttttggaagccaaacgtctgatggggcttctgtgacTTCCAGTtgtctgcaggaagctcctgcagaagCCGTGCGttgaacggacttcaggaatggattccattcagcttccaaggtatgactgtaataatagtagtagcctGGCAGGATTGCTTTGTAAGGATtgctgagatacagtggtacctcgggttaataacttaattcgttctggaggtccattcttaacctgaaactgttcttaacctgaagcaccactttagctaatggggcctcccactgctgctgcaccgctgctgcacgatttctgttctcatcctgaagcaaagttcttaacctgaggtactatttctgggttagcggagtctgtaacccgaagcatctgtaacccaaggtaccactatatatcaaacatattttcttctcttcttctgatgCAAGTCGTGTATTGTACAATGCAATACTCTTGGGAGATTAGTCTGGAACCTTTAATTATCACAAATTACTCAGGGACATAATCCATCTGCTCAAGCCTCCTATGGATTTCTGGAGCTCACAAGCAGAATCAATAACACAGTCTGAAAGTTGATAAAAAATATCCAGTCCTATTAAGTGCTGGTGTGTTGGTTGGTGAACAGGCAGAGCTGCAGCTGCCCGCCTGATCTTCAGTGATGTATCCAGTCTGGTAGCCGATAATAGATCATTTCCGGGCATTCTTTTTGATGAATTCACCCAAGATGATAGGGGTATTTGCTTTTCTGCTTCTCATTTTGGGTCTCCCTCAACTTGACTGCAAGGCGCCAGCTCCTATGTGTACCATGATTGATCCATTCCTGGTCCCACACCAGTATTATAAGAAAGGGGATATAAACATTGACATGATTGCCTCACTAAACACCTTCATCTTTGATGAAATACCATTCAACAACCAGCCAACAACAAAGATGACAGATGAACTTATGTAAGGAATTATGTAAGGCTGAATAGAATCACATATGTTATACAAGCAGCAACATGATCAGAGAACAGGAGTTTTTTTGTATTTAGGTTTAATAGCAGGTTTATTAAAATTGTGTATGGTTTTTCCTTTACATGATGTGTTTGACatttctgtgattttttttttttgtgcttACGTTGCTTTCTTATTCTTCATGACCACTCTATATTCCACATTTTCCTCATTCACCTCATATTATTTAATGGCCTTCACAATCCCTTCCTATTTCTTCTAATAAGTATTACAATACATTGATATGAAATTAAAAAGCAGGGTATAATAGAAGAAGTTTTTAGAAGGGTGAGACAAAAGAAAGGAAGGTATCATTACATATAGATGGATTAATTTAAAT comes from Podarcis raffonei isolate rPodRaf1 chromosome 13, rPodRaf1.pri, whole genome shotgun sequence and encodes:
- the LOC128398824 gene encoding vomeronasal type-2 receptor 26-like; translation: MNDNPRLLPNVSLGVKIYDSLLNARMTHQNTLKLLSASEKTVPNFKCDKQNNLIAVVGGPDSEISLYMATLLSIYKIPQIAYCVIAPVVDAKSELPSLYRIVPNEEYQYTGIVKLLGHFQWTWVGILTMENDNGDKFVQTLMPLLLKHGICIALNGKIPAISNAIDTLSSFDIILNMASYLSNSEVQVLVVNAENPTVPSLNWTIYLYAMLKGITETSIFKVWIFTAQWEFTLETMRRTSKIQVFDGALSFAIHTNEVPEFREFLQTLHPNSAKEDIFLHIFWEQAFNCFFPDSKTAKESANVCSGEEKLDNLPGTLFEMSMIGQSYSIYNAVHAIAHSLQKMVSSRSKHCKAMPDGAKLDLTNLQYWQLHHFLRSISFNNTGGETVSFNENGELASGFDIINWVTFPNQSFSKLKVGRMDPWATLDQEFTINEVITWHYMFNQVLPLAKCNENCPPGYSRKKKEGKPFCCYDCVPCPDGKISDQMDIDDCFQCPEDEFPNKNRDQCLPKSMNFLSFSEPLGTTLVFFILAASFTTALVLGIFIKYKNTPIVKANNRALSFFLLISLFLCNLCALLFIGQPQWVTCYLRQTAFGIIFSVAVSCLLAKTITVVLAFMATKPGSTMRKWVGRKLAISIILGCSLIQVTICSIWLSTAPPFPNFNMNSLVEEIIIECNEGSITMFYFVLGYLGLLAFVSLTVAFLARKLPDSFNEAKFITFSMLVFCSVWLSFVPSYLSTKGKYMVAVEIFSIWVSSAGLVGCIFVPKCYIIILRPSLNTKEQLIRRNM